The Salvia miltiorrhiza cultivar Shanhuang (shh) chromosome 2, IMPLAD_Smil_shh, whole genome shotgun sequence DNA window CCACTCTCCCTCTCCccattctctctcctctctctctctctctctcttcaacaCACTAACAAGGTGTATATATCTATGtccagagagagagaaagagacgtGGGGCGAATGAATAATTAAGTTGCAATTGGGGGGTGGTGAATGGTGATACTCCAATTCCTTCCCTTTATGAAAATGGTAATCTCATAATTCTTcatcttcttaattaatttcCTCCTCACCCTTTGTCTTAATATCTGCTCATATATAATCTGCCATGCTTAATTTCTTAATTACCATTTCTTGATCAGAGACACTGCTTTATTCGGCAATGTCTATGTGCCCTAATGGGAAAGTATGAGAAAGTAATATAGAGTCATAGATAATAAAATTACAagattcagtttttttttttttttgtcttttgaAGGAAGATTCAGTTTAATCTCTATCGACATTTTTTTGTTAAatggatggagtataatattatAACGTATTCTTtctttcactacaagaaaattgtCTACTAtcacaaaatttatatttttaaatgtaacAAAGTTTAGTTACTATATATTTTACACATAAAAATGTAAGTAAATTTTgttacatttaaaaatataacaatttttttacaTCTATCCATGTAGCAAATTTTGTAACATTTGAAACtacacaaaatatttttattacacataagtgactctctctctctctctctctacgtgtgtgtgtgtgtgtgtgagggtGTGTCACACAACacacataaataaatataattatattaccatatatattattaatagaattatacttttttaaattaagaactatttataatatatattgttaatttgttataaaaaaataactacacttTTATAtgtcataaaaataattacaccTTCAAATTATGTCATTAAATTTAACgacatgtttttatttttgtgacacgCATAATAGCTACTCAACTCaacatatcataattttattaatttaagggCATTTTATAAGTGTTGCTATTTATCAAAAATCATGTCACTattgaaacattttattgtagtatttcttttttctctccGAGAAAGATTTATAAGATATTTGACGATAAAATTCaactcaattaataaaatattttttctttaattaattatgatgaTTCAAATCATTTTCAAGTCTCCCAAACAAAAGATTAAAGTAAAGATATTTGACtcgtaattctaaaaaaaagaaaagatatttGACTCCTAGAGAATGCacaaaggaaaaaggaaataattGTGGATGTCACGCGCTTGTGACCACTCTTGGACATAAATAGAGACTATCGGTACATGGTTGAAAATTATGATTAAGCAATTGTTCTTTGATAAAAAGAAGCCAAATAATTTAAAGTATGGTGGGGCTGAAAGATAGTTTAGTCGGTGTGTCGATATCAAAATTTGGAAGTTATGAATTCGAATTTTTTAAACTTTTCTACGTCCAAATATATAAATAGGTTGAAATGAAACACcttatttaaaatgagataTTAGACTTTCAGGTTGAAATATATTATATGCAGTTATATATACACTTATCTATAGAATTACTAATAGTTATGTcgttaattattataaattattgccGACCACCACCGTTAATCTTTTTATCCTTCataattaaccaaaaataatcATTGACAATCTGGTCTAATTGGGGATGATATATAATGGAAATAGCATTGAAACCAAATTGTAGGTGATAAGTAGCATTCACATTTTTAAAATAACTGTACAATGATTTCTTAACAATAATATAACTAATCACAATAACATCCAActtatcatgaaaaaaatgaaaatgcaCTTTGTTGCAAAATTGTAATTGAGGGGacatatatatacttgaattaTTGATACATAATTTTTTGGACATAGCTTACTATCTTTTGATGGTGTCTAGCTCAATCATTCCCCTGTCCACACAGTTTCCACAATTCAAATAATTATGTTAAATCACGAATCTTTGATATATGACTTGTGATCCCTATGAAATTGAGCTAGAATGATTTCCCCATCAGGGAGATTCacttacatatttttttattagtattttatattttgtgaTATATGAATGTCATGTGTAGCAGttattactccattcgtcccgcGAATTTTGAGGCaattcttttcgacacggaaattaagaaaatagtatttagtgtgttaagtgtggtaagtgaaaaagtgaaaatgtgaataaaggaaaaaaaaatgctatataaagaaatgactcaagattcgtgggacgacagaaaaaggaaagtgatttaagattcgtgggatggatggagtatatatttttaattaagcaTCTAGCTGAATGAGATATATTAGATCAATCTCACCAATTAAATGGTAAAACTCAGAATAGCAAATTTTACGAAAGAAAAATATTCAACTCTCGGAATAGTATACATCAGCCGCAGTCAAGTACACAAAGATATTTCACAAACACAGTtcataaaacaaagaaataaaaaataaaaactttaaataatACTAGAATCAAATCAAACATCGCATATTGAAATGCTATTTAATTTGGAGTGACCACTGTGAATTCATTCAAGTTCTTTTcttatactataaaataaaattctagcTTTTTcttaagtaaaataaaattttaaaataaagtccAATTACAGTTAACTTGAACTTACTGTTTAAAAGTCCAATTTAAGCTACATTTGAACTcgtatatttataaaatgaattTGCATGTATATATCAACGCCGTAATTTGCAGGTCATGATGAAACAAATCATTAAAAGAAATAACTACTATTGACTATTGCCGGCTTCCAACTGATTTATGGATTATTACTATTGTAATTAAATCTTCAAACTTTACTGTACAATCAAATGCAACCACCGGTAAAATGTAGGATTCAACACAATGAATAGTGTGATTGGTAAGAAGTCTTTATTTTCCATTTAATAAAAGCCCCAATAAAATGATGATGAAGCGCACTCTGTTGataagacgcttctcctccaaccaatagaTCGACTCTTCGAGTCACCCAGAAAATTAGAGTATGAgtgtattttttctttctttgagtgtaacaaatttttattaaaaaaaaaaaaagaaagccCCAATAAAATACCCTaatttgataattactaaaaatatatCCATCAGAAGAAGCTAAATAGATGAAAAATTCAAATACAGTCATAAATGACCCAACAAAAATAATGGGTGTGACATTTAAGAGCATCACATTATTCTTACGCAGATAGGAGGCGAGGTAGTTGGCACGACAGTTGGTCCCTTCATCTCTCATGTAAAACTTTGCAAGTTTTAGAAATTTTGTTCATatttagaaaaattaaatactatatCTCATCATTCATTTTCTGTAAGAAAATTCCCAATCTTCCTCTCGATCCATATTTgaatttctttctatttttatgCCTCCAAATATGAATTACCCAAGTCCATATTAACATATAGGAGAACGTGTACGtgcttttcttttctctctctctttatttttttttgaaaataatgataCTACTATTTAGCATAGGATTTGGAGAGATATTTAGTGAGATAGGCTAAGGCTATGGTGGTAGTTAAAGCATTGCATAAATGGAAATAATAAATGGTCCAAGCTTGAAATGTTAATTGGCCTTTTTGCAATTTTAAGTAACCCTTCTTTATTAGACTGCTTTTACGTTTTCAACAAACAAGAGAAGCCCTAAATATTTTGTACTGCCATAAACGATTAGGGGAGGGGACCAAAATCATCATCAACATCGAGTTGAATTCGGAACATGTGTTCACTTTAGCTTTTTTTCACTACCACACACACTTCATCTTTCATCTTATCTCCAATCTACAATTTTATTATCGAGGGAGCTTACTTCCATTACAAACACATCTACTAAGGTTGCGTTTAcattgatggataaatttatccatagaaaatgatggataacacaaatttatgcctttaaatgtctcatttccttttccaacatttgacacaaaaagagatgctcaccatttttccttccttattttcactttaaagatgaataatattatcacaccaaaatggagggatatataatattatccatccttgaagtgaaaatacagaaggaaaaatgatgagcatctctttttgtgtcaaatgttggaaaaagaaggagacatttaaagtcataaatttgtgttatccatcattttccatggataaatttatccattaaagtaaacgcagcctaaggaggtagaagaaaaaaaattatgtgtgGGATATAAAGAGTCTACAAATTAAGTTGTAGTGTGTTTTTTATGTACAACATAAATATCATATCATGAAATTAAGTGACTAGCTATATATTTGCAAAGAATTAATGAAGCCAATACAAACTACAATATGAGGGTGTTTGCCtaagattaattattttcaagagcttataagatgtagtttttaatggcttataagttgtcaaagtgtttggataattgaacttataagctagagagaatTTTAGTTAGAGAGAAAATCAAATAGAGATGAAACTATAatgatatattataaaaaaaaaaaaaactatagttgaattatttttgtaaaatgagtgttgcttataagataaatGATAAAATAAGTAAGGGTGGAGTTTATGGGATGGGATCCAGTGTCTCACGTATCTTATGTGTGCCATTGTGTCTCATgcttatattattttaaaaatattttctataaaaataaaatttattataatactatgaattatgttgaaattttatttgaaaaaattaatttttttaaaaaagtatataccatgactttgaatttatcaacctattattagctaataaaagtgaaattaaatgataaaaaacaattatatagcctagattgatggaataaactctagttaataatcacaaaattaaactaaagcatataaagttgaaattgaagaaaatatacagaagaaattaaacaaaactGAAAATGGTACACAAAGTgtgacataaagtgtggtacactgaatctcattccgaagtttataagctcttagagttTATTTCTAGAGTGTATAAGCTCTCTAGTAGCTTTTTTACCGAACACTTAGAAGAaatttataagctcctaaaaaggttataagatgttttaaagaacttataagctcagccaaacactcaAACCAATTACCAAACTAGCATAAACCAGATAAGTATTCTAACAAATAGAAATACAACTCTCACACCGGTGAAACTTGAACCAATGATCTCTTGGCACTTGGACTAGGCCTTATCGACTGTAATGATTAGTTATAACATTAGGTttgaataaaattatgaaatatggcatttagttttattttcttttaaaaaaagacTATCATGTGattcaccattttcctccaagATGATCCGATCTAATAGTAAAGGGAAATCATCTTATCAATTGAATTACAccttattttttgaaaaatagaacACACATTTGGAGACAAATCATATTCAAAATGGGACACTTATTCAAAGATAAAGTTAGTATACTAATTGAATATCTGTTGGTATTGTAATAACGCATGAATTTAATTGTTGAAGTCATAAGACAAAGATTTAATGTCTTGTATAAAGAGCACATGCATGTAAAATTCAAGGCACGTGTTTTGGTCTATTGCGTAGTTAGGAATATTGTACAGTGTTTAAACGAATTCATAAATGAATGAAATTTACGAGCAAGTGAACAATGCAAACAGAATATGGCTGCACATTGCTACGGCATTGCCTTCAATAACCAATTTTAAATGCTATGAGaagaaaaagtaaataaataattggtaCAAGTGACATACTACACattattatatttatcaaatataataTTTCACTTTTTTTCCCAAAGAGTACAAGCTAGTTAAAAAGGCTCGGTCactgcaataataataataataataataataataataataataataataataataataataataataataataataataaattttggaCATAAAACGTGGTCTACAACAGCAAATGCCTCTAAATTGAGGGCATAACATAAGTAGCGAGAAAATACAAAGGGGTGACAAAATTGCATGATATACAAGCGGAAAGCATACATTTTAAAGATCCATTGACAAAAGGAATAAATTACCTAGATACTGCACCTCATAAGTAGGAGGATATCTAAGGATAAGGAATTTACAAGTTAATTGAAGCATAAACTAAAGCAAATTCTATAAACCATAGCACACTAATTAGGAATATAGGGCTCAAACAAAGTTACACAAGGTTTAGGGTCGTATTGCATGATTTCTGCAGCGCGTTCAAACTCCTCACGCAGTACCCTAATACTGAACTTGTCCACCACTCTGCCAAGATCATGAGATACCTCAAACGGATCCTCGATGCATATCAAGTGTCGGTCGTTCCCAACCCTCCTCGTCCAGTCCTTGCCTCTCTTGCTGCAATGCACAAACTTCTTTTCTCAGTTATTTTGCTAAATAGAGTCGTTTACATTGCTCAACCCAACCCCTCCTTAAAACCATTCTCTTCTAGTTATAACAAGCATAATGAAAGCAACACAACTAGTATAAAACTTCTCTAAGGATGGaagtaaaaaattatttcaaatcCGACAAATTCAGAGAGGAATATGATGAAGCCATCAATCAAGTAGCATGGGTGAACACATAAAGGAAGATATATGTCAGAGTGAATGTTTCTAACCTCAGCATGCTTCCTGTGCGAACTGATATGACATCATTTGCATAATCGTGACAATAAGCCCAGTAATGAAAAAAGGCCCATACTAGCTGAGCAATACTTTCCCCATTCTGTGCCCCGAAATTCTGAAGCTTATCCACTTGGTCAAAATATGCACATTCTATGTCGTCTACAGTTACAAAATATGTAATCTGCATTCTCTGTAGAAGATGAACAAGCAGAAGgaaatcaattttcaatttcatttctgcccaaatgcaaaagaaaattaaGAGCAAATGCAACATCCAGAATGGACAAGTCATATGTGTAAGCTGAGGCATGTAACCAAATATGGGTCCATTCAAGAATATAATAGACAACTGATAACGAGTGTGTTAGTGTTCTGTGGGCTAATGACCTAATTATCTAGAGACTTAACAACATGCAAATGTCTGAAAATGTCACATGCATGGGCCAAGGGTTTAATTGCTAACATATAACAGAATAGATCAAAAGGTACAAGGAGCAAAAGTCACAGTGAATAGAAGCTTATTACTATAGATACCTGCAAGCATGGAAGAATGGAAGGTCTGCGCTGTTGTAGGAAATGAATGCACATCAACACATACCTGTAAAACAATGTTCGTATATTTAACAAGTCAATAGAAATACATAAACCTGGAAATGTGAGGGGATTGGTTAAGATAACTCACGCATAACTCGAGAGTGTTCCCTGATAAGTCACGTTGACTCCTCGTGATTTAGCCCAGTGTTTCACAATGAATGCCAACTGACGAAGTCTTACATCTATCCGTGCATAATCATGAAGCAGCTTAGTATTTACAACAGCCAGCACGTTGTTTATACAAATGTCACAGGAAATACCCGTGACTGGATCCATGAGCTTCACTATAGGAACTCGGGCACGTGTAAGTGCCTGGAAAAAccaataaaaatgaaaagaacttaAATTTATATTCCGCAGGGACATTCATAAAGCAAGAACAAAGAGGTGGGTTATGTCAATTATTAAAATCTCCCAAACGTGGTTTTTATGCCAACATGAATACTTATTCCAAGTTAACTTGCAAAATATGAACATAACTCAAATCAGTAAAATAGACAGCATAAATCAGAGACATCATCACTAACCTGTACATTCTGCAGATTGTCTGACTCAAATATTTTTGCCAGCTTTAGCAAGACCTCAGACTTTTCAACATCCCCAAGATCCATTTGAAGGCAAACGTCAACATCACTTTTTGAAAAACCAAATGAGTTGGCACATGATCCATAAAGAAATAAATGGGCATTAGGCCACTCTTTGCGAACAAGGTTTTCCAATAGTGTTAACAATTGCTTTTGCTTCAGCTTTTCTTCATCAGATGGGATCAAAGATTCAAACAATGCCAAAAGTGGAGCATTAAGCATGTTAATGTCATTTCGACAGGTTGTCTGCCTTTTAAGAGTCCTCATCCTCTGACCCATAATCCATTTTCCTCTGTTATCGGATCGATAATCCTGATCATAAGAGAAAATTGTGATCTATCAAATTGAAACTCATATTTGTAGAATCATTTTGGACATAACACGAATCTTATAATCCTCAAACAAGAACCAGAATCCAACATTTAATCGATTGAATATCAAGCAATGTTTAACTAATTCCTACAAAGGAAGCAATACGAGTTCTGATATCTAATATACAAGAATATCAACCAAAGTTCACGGAAATGAATACTAGAATGCCATCTCGGTTTTATAAAGAGAACTAGCAGCCACACACATAGCCACCAAAAGAAAGACCATACAGAAAACAAAAGTTGAAGTATTGTAATCACTAATCATACAACCAGAGGCACTTAATTGTTGAAGTTAGGTAACTATAATGTAATAAATTGAAACCATGATTTTTAGAAGAGATGAGAATCCAATCTTCATTTATATTATTGCTAACAGCAGCCATAAAGATAAGTTTAGAGTATAACGCTCCAATAGATTTCTGCATCAAATACTTGAGCATCAGGCGAAAGAAAGCACAGTGCAACAGAAAAGGATGATGAAAATGCCCAGTAATCACATATGTTCAAACCCAAAACAGTACTTCCTTCTCACTAAGTGACTCTACATAAAAGGCAACAATTAACCCTTGAAAAGTTATGGCCCTActacttttaaccaatttacacattctccttaattcCAGCGCCCAAGAGATGCCCAAAAGTTTTGAGACACTaatagtgggacagaggaagtaACTTTTATCAGTTTTCAAATGCTATCAGAATTATCTGAAGAATTTAGAATATGATCTTTACATTAATATAAAATCTCTATCAAAGTTTTAAGACCTCGATGATGCAAAGTGGGAAATTGAATTACTTATTCCAGACAAGCATAAAATACTAATACCAAGAATACCAAGTTAAATTTCTTCAATGAAATTAATAGGTCGCATATAAGATGCCATTGGTGGtaatttgttcaattttaaaTCAGCAACAGATAAAACGAGATTTAGAAAAGTGCAAAGCATATGACAAATTACATTTacactcaaaataaaaaagtgcCACAAATACACGAAGATATTACCTTGTCTCGATGAAGCTTCTTTTTACCATTCTTCTCACCGGATTGATCTTCAATTCCTAGAGAATCCACCAGATCCTCCAAAACATCCATCTCAGAACCATCGTTGTGCAACTTCTCCTCCACACCGCCTGTGAATTCTTCACCCTCCCTAGGAAAGAGTTCCTTCATAGACTCCTCAATATCAAAATTCGAGGCAGACTGGAGGCTGCTGCCCACTGGAAAACCAAGAAAATCGAGCTGATAACTTAACCTATCACTCTTATAGGAATGACCGGCATTACCCTTGCCCTTATCCCCATTAAGATCAGGAGCCCTCCTCCCATAACCATGCTCAATCTGCCTCACATTCTTTAGATCACTCAAAAACCCGGGAGGCGGAACCGCCACCCTTCCACTATCTCCCTGCTGCACATTGTCATTACTATTACTGCTCCTTTCCAGCTTCTGAGCTCTCAATACAGTATGATTTCCTCTGGAATTCTCATTGGCCTCAATTGAATTGGGCGGAAACCTATTCTCGGGCCTTCGAAACAAGCTCGGATCCAAAGCATTGACAGCACCATTTTGAAGAACATCACGATTCAGAGAGCCAAATATCAGATTCTGCCCAGGCTGATTCGCCGCGCTTGGCTTCGAATTGTCCCCGTAAAACCCTAAATTCCTCGCATCATCACCCGGCGAGATGCGCCTCGACTGAAGATCGAATTGTGGAGGACTGTGAGCGTATCCCCTAGACGGCGAGGAGAAATTAGGGTTCGGATTAGGGTTTTGCTGGAAGTAATTCTGCTGAGCAAAAGGTGGGGGAGGGAGGAGACCCCACGGCGGGAAGGCGAAATCGCCGCCGTTGGACGGAGGGAACGCCGCGTGCGGGTGCGGAAAGGTGGGGATGGTGGGGCCGACCGCCGCGACGGCCGGGTCCTGTGAGAAagtttgctgctgctgctgctgctgaggcTGCGGCGGAAAAATAGGATGGCCTGAATTGGATTGCTTACGTAGTAGTTGGAGGAGGAACTCCCCGCCATTCGGCAGCGGCGCGTCGCCTCCTCGACCGCTCATGGTGGAAGTTGTTGGACGCCGACACACATAAAACTGGCTCTTTTTTCACTTAATCCTTTAGATTTATAGGAGTGTGATCAAATAAGTGTAATAAAGTAACTTCTTTTCCTCCAAGGATTGTAATTAGCCTTTTGATTCCTTTCTTCGATTGGTTTTATaatatacttatttatttatatatttattgaaagaataataattattgagtAGTAAAATATTACTTTATCTTTATCCAAAGGCGTGTGACTCTGAGGTTTATGATATCCTTACTAATAGTATTACTTTATCTAAATTAGAAGCGTTTGGATATATACTTCGGATTTTGTGATTTATTTCAATCCGTTTTATACCAAAATTGGGTTAATTCCATgttatttctttaatttgcTGGCAGGATTTTTTGTTACTAATATTGAAggaaattttgtttttttattgttaGTTTTGTTTTAGGACATGTAAATTGAATAGATCTAGTACATTGCAAACAGATcaaatttttactttttctaaTCAGCGTGCATCTCGATGGTAGCAGATACTAGTTATAATCTGTTTATAATATGTGATGCCTTTTCTTATGATtcatatatactagtataaaaaataaaaagaaaaaaattactgtGGTAGCTTGACAATTCTATCTATTAGAATATACCATTGGATCAAATATATTGATTCCCAATTTTGTACAATAGCTCGTTTATACGTAccgtttatttatatattatataacattGTATGTTTTTTTCTTCACTTGCTTCATTATGTTTTTATAtacttattattttatattgaattatttgcatgtaaatatatgaattatgGAAGCTTCTCAAAATTACACACTATTTTTTTCTGAACataaatatatgattttttttgcaTGTGATTTAAATTTACCATCAAATCTTGACAATTGAAAATTTCAAGGTGGTCCAATCTGCGATAAAAGATAAAATTGAacgaaataattaaatattttcaaattatcgTTTATTTAATAACTTAAGTTATCGTCCCTAAGGgcacaccaagcggtgcgacttcctgtgtgtgaacagtgaggtcccgggttcaaatgctctccctccccaactcccccaagtcaaaaaaaaataataacttaAGTTGTCTACAAAAATTTATAAAGTGATTTGAAACACACATTTTAATAAATATCAGTAATAAAAATCTCTTCCTCAAAATGAATCATCTCCTAACTTTGGAAATATGATCGGTTTTCTCGTTCTCGATCGGAAACGAGACCCTGCCGTTTTTGAAGGAGACGTCGAAATATGAGAAAGACGAAAGATGTTGCTCGCAGATATTTCGACGCATCGGAGTAGTTGAATTCGAGAATCCCCTCCTTTCTAAAAGACAAAAAAgggataatatttttattttttttagaattacaagaggtataaattatataattaaataagtcatTTGCACGCAAATGAAACTTTTATGCCAcacaaagatgagaaaataatCGTACACCAGCGGGACACTACCCACATATCTTTACACCAcataaagatgaaaaaataatcGCAAGTAAGTGGAAATACTACCGACACAAAGTTGAGAAAACTCCAAGCTCCTCTCATAAAAATAGAATCTTTAAGTGTCTCAATTTTATCACTTGAACTAGATCTCGTTGGCTAAAAGGGATAATGTTGATCATGACCCTTTTGATACATGTCTAAATTAATCTCCAGATTCtctctttttttgttttatttcggacagaattaaattaatatttaaaataacttGATAAGCTTatcatttcaatttcaatttcaaatttaattttattacatGTCATGTTAATTTTAGTTTGAGCAAAATTGAAATGTGGGGAAATTCTAGAATTAACTATATGTACACCACAACTTCATAAAATTATATTCcttccgtctcacaaaaacatgaatatttgtaagtggcacgagttttaagaaatgatagataaaactgtattgtgagtgaaaaatgggtcccactttatgaaaaataaaggaattgtggtggggtattgtcacaaaatagaaatgttcatgtttttgtgagacgctcaaaatagaaaaatgttcatgtttttgtgagacggatagagtattaaaagtaaaatatggagtataatccttctttaaattaaatttaaaaaaaatatataaaaaaacgaACATTATTCACACAGCCTCCCTTCTCTTCTTGTTGTTGGAATCACATGCAGTCGCCGGATTTCCGTGCCTCTCCAAAACTTTTAGATTGTCTTCTCCATCACATCTCCTCCCAATTTTAGCTGAGAAATTTTGCCGACCACCACTTTAtgtttaattgcttgaaaaTATCACAAAACAAAACtctgaaaacaataaaattaaactcgtatttttatttttacaagaaAAATTCACGTACGCATAAAGTTCCATTTTCACATAAATAATCAAGTAATAGaattttggtaaaaaaaattaaatgtttgAAGTGATTAAAGACCACAAGAGATGAATCAATAAAACCTATAGACTCACATCCACGCACAACATCTCTCTctgataatatatatatcaaacaaAAGTTTTGATGAAATTGAGAACCGCCGTGGCCCTCTTGGAGTCCACCATATCGACGCCGTGGAAGCCGGCGTCGTCGAAACGCGCCTCCACGGCGACCCCCTCCTCCGCCAGCATCTTAACCAAATCTTGCTGGCGATCAATCAAGGGGTCGCCGCCAAAACCTATAACCAAACACCTCCCAATCTTGTTCACCTTCTCCTTCACCACGAAGGGATTACTGAACCGGTGATCCCGGTCCGTCCCGACCGGCAGCGCCAGCTCCCACAGTAAATCTTGAACCGGCAGCGGCAAATTATCGTCGGCGGCCAGCTCTAGCTCACTCTTGGTCCGCTTCTTCGCCCCGAAAAACGGCTGGTTTAGAATGGTTCCCGCGATTTTCAACGGATGCAGCTTCATGTCCTGCATCCCCAAAATCCAATCAAATTACAATTTACACATCAattaaatatactccctccgtccctaaaataacttcctctttttccattttgggacgtcccccaaataacttcctctttctttctttccatttttggaaacctaccccaccactaataatactttatttatttttacttttcacttttcaccactctcaatactaattataacacttttcacaacttccaataataattatatcacttt harbors:
- the LOC131008922 gene encoding UTP:RNA uridylyltransferase 1; protein product: MSGRGGDAPLPNGGEFLLQLLRKQSNSGHPIFPPQPQQQQQQQTFSQDPAVAAVGPTIPTFPHPHAAFPPSNGGDFAFPPWGLLPPPPFAQQNYFQQNPNPNPNFSSPSRGYAHSPPQFDLQSRRISPGDDARNLGFYGDNSKPSAANQPGQNLIFGSLNRDVLQNGAVNALDPSLFRRPENRFPPNSIEANENSRGNHTVLRAQKLERSSNSNDNVQQGDSGRVAVPPPGFLSDLKNVRQIEHGYGRRAPDLNGDKGKGNAGHSYKSDRLSYQLDFLGFPVGSSLQSASNFDIEESMKELFPREGEEFTGGVEEKLHNDGSEMDVLEDLVDSLGIEDQSGEKNGKKKLHRDKDYRSDNRGKWIMGQRMRTLKRQTTCRNDINMLNAPLLALFESLIPSDEEKLKQKQLLTLLENLVRKEWPNAHLFLYGSCANSFGFSKSDVDVCLQMDLGDVEKSEVLLKLAKIFESDNLQNVQALTRARVPIVKLMDPVTGISCDICINNVLAVVNTKLLHDYARIDVRLRQLAFIVKHWAKSRGVNVTYQGTLSSYAYVLMCIHFLQQRRPSILPCLQRMQITYFVTVDDIECAYFDQVDKLQNFGAQNGESIAQLVWAFFHYWAYCHDYANDVISVRTGSMLSKRGKDWTRRVGNDRHLICIEDPFEVSHDLGRVVDKFSIRVLREEFERAAEIMQYDPKPCVTLFEPYIPN